The proteins below are encoded in one region of Candidatus Omnitrophota bacterium:
- a CDS encoding DNRLRE domain-containing protein, translated as MRTCSIIMLAVCLLTAAPLAQSQAQTQESYPAPVSEYAEKTGPNTMTFLAYPKYYKLADGALELVNTNLTASKSGEWDYEVTAGIWQLFVRVDGTFQARHEGDIFTYRFAGLGVGRGANFKPLDLDILNWENISVVGDSVRWSEVLPNVDVTVRYIHDILKVDVKVKQALMANLRAQTKAGALDAGEFLTARFEIPQALVTSQPMQNGEARDLYAEPISVDQPLYFEKNGKAIQKLRPVETYILDAKGDPIEDRSITIQTAQQWRLSQEGAGVAEMSARLGDLADAPDGDVVIDPSMVFESQNLIVDSLLDYENQSTNYFSATSVSMSYKDRFIIGFNVGNSSALLPEGITVTDAKISLHLISNSASDDFRFHKVKENWDGMYVTWYNKANNSLWTTLGGYFEDWHYASPKVTIPYISPFVGGDIEIPVPQIFKSHYSNTVNHTYYRGSILKRVVDTSGSNVTNIATCDNTTVAYRPKLTVSYKKVFGCDIGAQYHDISVANRAANADADGFKIFRYFIGNEDNPSTKIPLYFSGIESDQKVICVFPAKTGVYSYSSANDYASNIITRMGYINSSDFYKVAAIELGNEEEGVWWSTPPPPWWYGSQADGGRFADYYLAARSSIKQQSWGNQVEIISGGTISQHGFLSFGSSYQYGSPGEFIRGFIEKCQQEGNNSNDLLPDTLAIHLYTGKYSPEFKIGPVDKPETDMVSRLRELFDICDGEGYLPNFSITEFGFSPTWGNIYAPANGMSEYSQAVYYLRANLIHALHGNNDGSLLRGIGWKDYQYYQHPYNGDDTGMQVKINNNAVDRKIRKVAHELFTGSTLGFEDDNFKVITPYYRSYIGNHLTGVCAWKDLNPPSQYSNVLWVAVWRFQFDTNFWTFESESRSVVIDGVYSGYASAAFQFNFDASPPALQARNYTINVQPNTPTGKTTITITDDNLSDSYKVVNENPIFIKLTN; from the coding sequence GTCAACACCAACCTCACCGCGTCAAAAAGCGGCGAGTGGGATTACGAGGTGACGGCGGGGATTTGGCAGCTTTTCGTGCGTGTCGATGGAACGTTTCAAGCGCGCCACGAGGGCGACATCTTCACCTACCGCTTCGCCGGACTAGGCGTAGGCCGGGGAGCAAACTTCAAGCCGCTGGATTTAGACATACTAAACTGGGAAAATATCAGCGTCGTGGGCGACAGCGTGCGTTGGTCTGAGGTTCTGCCCAACGTGGACGTGACAGTGCGCTATATCCACGATATTCTCAAGGTGGATGTAAAAGTAAAACAAGCGTTGATGGCGAACTTGCGAGCGCAGACGAAAGCGGGAGCATTGGACGCCGGTGAATTCCTAACGGCGCGTTTCGAAATCCCGCAAGCGCTCGTAACCAGCCAACCCATGCAAAACGGGGAAGCGCGCGACCTCTACGCCGAACCAATCAGCGTAGATCAGCCGCTGTACTTCGAAAAGAACGGCAAGGCCATTCAAAAACTGCGCCCGGTAGAAACTTACATTCTCGATGCCAAAGGCGACCCCATCGAGGATCGCTCGATAACTATCCAAACCGCCCAGCAATGGCGTCTCAGCCAAGAAGGCGCAGGCGTTGCGGAGATGTCGGCGCGGCTGGGAGATTTGGCGGATGCCCCGGATGGGGATGTGGTCATCGATCCGAGTATGGTGTTCGAATCCCAGAACTTGATCGTCGATTCCCTTCTCGATTATGAAAATCAAAGTACGAATTACTTCAGCGCAACATCGGTTTCAATGAGTTATAAAGATCGGTTTATTATTGGTTTTAATGTGGGCAATTCATCCGCTCTCTTGCCTGAAGGCATTACCGTCACCGATGCTAAAATATCATTGCACCTTATTTCCAATTCGGCATCGGATGATTTCCGTTTTCACAAAGTAAAAGAGAATTGGGACGGCATGTATGTAACGTGGTATAATAAAGCGAATAATTCATTATGGACAACATTAGGCGGTTACTTTGAAGATTGGCATTACGCAAGTCCGAAGGTTACAATTCCTTATATATCGCCATTTGTAGGCGGCGATATTGAAATACCTGTTCCACAAATATTCAAATCGCATTACTCCAATACGGTGAACCATACGTATTACCGAGGATCTATATTAAAGAGAGTTGTTGATACATCGGGATCGAATGTCACAAACATTGCGACATGCGATAATACAACGGTTGCGTATAGGCCTAAACTCACGGTCTCATACAAAAAAGTATTTGGCTGCGATATCGGCGCTCAATATCATGATATATCTGTTGCCAATCGAGCCGCAAATGCGGATGCCGATGGATTCAAAATTTTTCGCTACTTTATTGGGAATGAAGATAATCCTTCAACAAAAATACCGTTGTATTTTAGCGGAATCGAAAGTGATCAAAAAGTAATTTGTGTATTTCCAGCGAAAACAGGCGTATATAGCTATTCCTCTGCCAATGATTATGCATCTAACATAATTACAAGAATGGGATATATTAATAGTAGTGATTTCTACAAAGTGGCAGCCATAGAATTAGGTAACGAAGAAGAAGGAGTTTGGTGGAGTACGCCGCCACCACCATGGTGGTATGGTTCACAGGCGGATGGGGGGCGTTTCGCTGATTATTATCTGGCGGCTAGATCAAGCATCAAGCAACAATCATGGGGGAATCAAGTTGAGATTATCAGCGGGGGTACAATAAGTCAACATGGGTTTTTATCGTTTGGTTCAAGCTACCAATATGGTAGTCCAGGTGAATTTATTCGGGGATTTATCGAAAAATGCCAGCAAGAAGGAAATAATAGCAACGATTTATTGCCGGATACTTTAGCCATTCACCTCTATACCGGTAAGTATAGTCCAGAATTTAAAATTGGGCCGGTAGATAAGCCGGAAACGGATATGGTTAGCCGATTGAGGGAATTATTTGATATTTGCGATGGGGAGGGCTATTTACCCAATTTTTCAATAACGGAATTTGGTTTTAGCCCAACATGGGGGAATATATATGCTCCCGCGAACGGCATGAGCGAATATTCTCAGGCCGTGTATTATCTACGCGCGAATTTGATTCATGCCCTTCATGGAAATAATGATGGCTCTCTATTGCGCGGAATAGGATGGAAAGACTATCAATATTATCAACATCCTTATAATGGCGATGATACGGGCATGCAAGTCAAGATCAACAACAATGCCGTAGACAGGAAAATCCGCAAAGTGGCGCATGAATTATTTACGGGTTCGACGTTAGGATTTGAAGACGACAATTTTAAAGTGATTACGCCGTATTATCGATCATATATAGGCAATCATTTAACGGGAGTTTGCGCATGGAAGGATTTAAATCCGCCTTCGCAATATTCGAACGTTTTATGGGTTGCCGTGTGGCGATTTCAGTTTGATACTAATTTTTGGACTTTCGAAAGCGAATCGCGATCGGTTGTAATAGACGGCGTTTATAGCGGTTATGCCAGCGCTGCCTTTCAATTCAATTTCGATGCAAGTCCGCCAGCGCTTCAAGCGAGAAATTATACGATTAATGTACAACCCAATACTCCGACTGGAAAAACGACCATAACAATCACGGATGATAATCTTAGTGATAGTTATAAAGTAGTTAACGAAAATCCTATTTTTATTAAATTGACAAATTAA
- a CDS encoding STAS domain-containing protein translates to MGKPLTDDNSKKLHVCLDDKSGAVFYASMIFRKGFHAELRTSWKIEKGMTLLMMPVPEGWDGKEFKADEIRKTPGTFEAHINRTEGKGLFHVRILSEDQKDIVNKLRSGSYFEDSAKIETSEAGAIVTIKMTGKYNIESAIRLESVIRDLPGTRTRILLDMSQTTYPIKTGVGMLLNVLKMANDIGFKTNILVKPETGLEKALLESEFDDGAKIFTDRDIAVSALLLADAE, encoded by the coding sequence ATGGGAAAACCTTTAACGGATGACAATTCCAAGAAACTGCATGTTTGCCTGGACGATAAATCGGGAGCGGTTTTTTACGCCTCTATGATTTTCCGGAAAGGCTTCCATGCGGAGTTGAGGACGTCTTGGAAAATCGAAAAAGGAATGACATTATTGATGATGCCCGTGCCGGAAGGTTGGGACGGGAAGGAATTCAAAGCGGACGAGATTCGAAAAACGCCGGGAACGTTTGAAGCCCATATTAATCGAACGGAAGGCAAGGGACTGTTTCATGTGAGAATCCTGTCCGAAGATCAGAAGGATATCGTCAATAAATTGCGTTCGGGAAGTTATTTTGAGGACAGCGCCAAGATCGAAACATCGGAAGCGGGCGCCATCGTTACGATCAAGATGACGGGAAAATACAACATCGAATCGGCCATTCGGCTGGAATCCGTCATTCGCGACCTGCCGGGAACCAGGACGCGCATCCTGTTGGATATGAGTCAAACCACGTATCCTATCAAAACCGGCGTCGGCATGTTGTTGAACGTTTTGAAAATGGCGAACGATATTGGATTTAAAACCAACATCCTCGTCAAACCGGAAACGGGATTGGAAAAAGCGCTGTTGGAAAGCGAATTCGACGACGGCGCCAAAATCTTCACCGATCGCGATATCGCTGTTTCCGCATTATTATTGGCGGATGCGGAGTAG
- the rnc gene encoding ribonuclease III, protein MNAPMQSLPCRAAPRRKIMNDAITEQRASLDDNRIRQMRELAERMGFDDMDPALLHLALCHSSYANEQEDCENFGNERLEFLGDAVVGFAVTELLYTHYPHLREGQLSKIKSIVVSKRILAQRTIELNLGEFLLLGKGEEQTGGRTRFSILGNLFESIVGAIHLSCGIAASKRFVLDELEEEIEKAVRGESIVDYKSKLQEQVQKKFGVLPSYKMISAVGPDHDKDFVVEVFVRKKRIGVGDGKSKKKAEKQAAADALRLVESGVDIDFL, encoded by the coding sequence ATGAACGCTCCGATGCAATCTCTTCCTTGCCGGGCGGCGCCGAGAAGAAAAATCATGAACGATGCGATCACCGAACAACGCGCGTCTTTGGACGATAATCGAATCCGGCAAATGCGGGAATTGGCGGAGCGCATGGGATTCGACGATATGGATCCCGCTCTTCTGCATCTGGCGTTATGCCATAGTTCCTATGCGAACGAGCAGGAGGATTGCGAGAATTTCGGCAACGAACGATTGGAATTTCTGGGGGACGCCGTCGTGGGCTTTGCGGTAACGGAATTGCTGTATACCCATTATCCCCACTTGAGGGAAGGCCAACTTTCCAAGATCAAATCCATCGTCGTCAGCAAACGCATTCTAGCCCAACGGACGATCGAATTGAACTTAGGGGAATTCTTGCTGTTGGGCAAAGGGGAAGAGCAGACGGGAGGACGTACCCGCTTTTCCATCTTGGGCAATCTCTTCGAAAGCATTGTGGGGGCGATTCATCTTTCCTGCGGCATCGCGGCGTCCAAGCGCTTCGTTCTTGACGAATTGGAGGAAGAAATCGAAAAAGCGGTGCGGGGCGAGAGCATCGTCGATTATAAATCCAAACTGCAAGAACAGGTGCAGAAGAAATTCGGCGTCCTGCCATCGTATAAAATGATATCCGCCGTCGGTCCCGATCACGACAAAGATTTCGTCGTCGAGGTTTTCGTCCGCAAGAAACGGATTGGAGTCGGCGATGGAAAAAGCAAAAAGAAAGCGGAAAAACAGGCCGCCGCCGACGCCCTGCGGCTAGTCGAAAGCGGCGTGGATATCGACTTTTTATGA
- a CDS encoding four helix bundle protein codes for MKENLIKEKSYQFALKINRLYQSMVEKREFVLSKQLLRSGTSIGANVEEALAGQSRADFLSKMSIASKEARECNYWLRLIRDSNLVIENKIEPYLEESDTILRILTSIVKSTQEKIIQNQKSKIQNL; via the coding sequence ATGAAAGAAAACCTTATTAAAGAAAAAAGTTATCAATTTGCTTTGAAAATCAATCGATTGTATCAATCTATGGTTGAGAAAAGAGAATTTGTTTTATCCAAACAATTGCTCCGTTCTGGAACCAGTATTGGCGCTAATGTCGAAGAAGCGCTTGCAGGGCAAAGCCGAGCTGATTTTTTATCTAAGATGTCAATTGCTTCAAAAGAAGCCAGGGAGTGTAATTATTGGCTGAGATTAATAAGAGATTCAAATCTGGTTATCGAAAATAAAATTGAGCCATACCTTGAAGAATCAGATACGATTTTACGAATTTTGACTTCCATTGTAAAATCGACGCAAGAAAAAATAATTCAAAATCAAAAATCAAAAATTCAAAATCTATGA
- a CDS encoding radical SAM protein — translation MKILPLYIPNEGCRSLCVYCNQSLVVGAAEERSSWSSRLHAIDESEETWEIAFYAGTFSALPQEEMKRCFAEAAPYLKRANVLGLRLSTRPDRLPDDTLAFLKREGIRTIELGVESLDDAVLEKSARGHNAVEARGACERVKRCGFKLGIHLMCGLPGQNFDSWKQTVQEAAALRPDFVRIAPTLVLKKTRLERMFLRGEYQPLSLEEAIEQCAYAHAAFLRRGIDVARIGLALSDDRGDGAEKVAAGPWHPALRHEVESQLAQKTILAVLRREGGAEVVIHPRDVSITTGAERRNLRCWEQELGYPIAIARQEEQARGTFRCGEGASHPLFWEDDDE, via the coding sequence ATGAAAATCCTGCCTCTCTATATTCCCAATGAAGGATGCCGCAGCCTTTGCGTTTATTGCAACCAATCGCTGGTGGTCGGAGCGGCGGAAGAACGGTCCTCGTGGTCATCCCGCCTTCACGCCATCGACGAATCGGAAGAGACGTGGGAGATCGCCTTCTACGCCGGAACCTTCAGCGCTTTGCCGCAAGAAGAGATGAAGCGTTGTTTCGCGGAGGCGGCGCCGTACCTGAAGCGGGCGAACGTGCTTGGGCTGCGCCTGTCCACGCGCCCGGACCGGCTGCCGGACGATACGCTGGCATTCTTAAAGCGCGAGGGCATCAGGACTATCGAACTGGGAGTGGAATCTCTGGATGACGCCGTGTTGGAGAAAAGCGCACGGGGACATAACGCCGTAGAAGCGCGCGGCGCCTGCGAGCGGGTGAAGCGCTGCGGCTTTAAGTTAGGGATTCATCTGATGTGCGGCTTGCCGGGACAAAATTTCGATTCGTGGAAGCAAACCGTTCAGGAAGCGGCGGCCTTACGCCCCGATTTCGTGCGCATTGCGCCGACGCTGGTTTTGAAGAAAACCCGCCTCGAACGAATGTTTCTGCGCGGAGAATATCAACCGTTGAGTTTGGAGGAAGCCATCGAACAATGCGCCTATGCTCATGCGGCGTTTCTGCGGCGGGGAATCGACGTGGCTCGCATCGGGTTGGCGTTATCCGACGATCGGGGGGACGGAGCGGAGAAGGTCGCGGCGGGGCCGTGGCATCCCGCCCTGCGTCATGAAGTGGAATCGCAACTGGCGCAGAAAACCATTCTCGCCGTCCTGCGGCGCGAAGGCGGCGCCGAGGTTGTCATTCATCCCCGCGACGTTTCTATTACCACCGGAGCAGAGCGGCGCAACCTGCGCTGCTGGGAACAAGAGTTAGGATACCCTATCGCCATCGCTCGCCAGGAAGAGCAGGCGCGGGGAACCTTTCGCTGCGGCGAGGGAGCCTCCCATCCGTTATTCTGGGAGGATGACGATGAATAA
- the ruvX gene encoding Holliday junction resolvase RuvX yields the protein MNNGRVLAVDYGTKRIGLALSDALRITAQPYRTLERSGDEALLQTFADIVQQENVSEILMGLPKRLDGSLGDMAKEAKAFGQRLKERIEIPVRYWDERFSTHAAQRALLEGDASRKKRKQVIDKTAAAWMLQGYLDSQARG from the coding sequence ATGAATAACGGGCGCGTTCTCGCCGTGGATTATGGAACCAAGCGCATCGGCCTGGCGTTGTCCGACGCGCTGAGAATTACGGCGCAGCCGTATAGGACGCTGGAACGGAGCGGCGACGAAGCGCTGCTGCAAACCTTCGCCGATATTGTGCAGCAGGAGAACGTAAGCGAAATTTTGATGGGATTGCCGAAGCGGCTGGACGGCTCGCTGGGGGATATGGCAAAAGAGGCAAAAGCCTTTGGCCAACGCCTAAAAGAACGCATAGAAATTCCCGTGCGCTACTGGGACGAACGATTTTCCACCCACGCCGCGCAACGGGCGTTATTGGAAGGCGACGCCAGCCGCAAAAAGCGGAAACAGGTCATCGACAAAACCGCGGCGGCCTGGATGCTGCAAGGCTACCTCGATTCGCAGGCGCGGGGGTGA
- a CDS encoding SUMF1/EgtB/PvdO family nonheme iron enzyme translates to MDKILEIASNISTPLGIAGIIACFLSFIIKIIISKPIFPKLSRTGAFDTFKLSIDRLFYLSIIAVVLGFLGYALKLYFVEAPKSKSEIVFSELKEKLGIFKENLDSFKEETNQKFDAQKEEANKKYDVLKNEDTSLKNENTSLKNNLASFKEVTNQKFDAQKEEANKKYDVLKNEDTSLKNENTSLKNNLASFKEETNQKFDAQIEETTKKYESLKSENSSLKQEISYVKRQVNLIISHQRSQLKPPSDEARKLSKQIPDDASPYELALKAIAEERYIDAKALLEKAEREINKDAQKNFFTLIPPPTPTLKEQITFPTNAPNPESIIPNPIQSISSPAPTQQTPIKELTIHLPQNIDMTFVYIPAGEFMMGHGKNERDITEMRTPPHKVTIYHEFYIGKYLVTQAQWRAIMGDNPSYFKEKPNNPVEQVTWYSCKLFIERLNQMDKGIFRLPSEAEWEYACRAGTTTWFYWGDDLEYKVIDKYAWFGGNSNGTTHEVGLKEPNRWCLYDMSGNIWEWCEDDWHFDYNGAPNDGNAWISYPRNIIRVIRGGCWAGDASVCRSSIRYNSPVDGNNDIGFRLARNY, encoded by the coding sequence ATGGATAAGATACTTGAGATTGCATCCAACATATCAACTCCACTGGGTATAGCGGGGATCATCGCTTGTTTTCTTTCTTTTATTATTAAAATAATTATTTCAAAACCGATTTTCCCAAAACTGTCAAGAACAGGTGCTTTTGATACGTTTAAATTATCGATCGACCGATTATTTTATTTATCTATAATTGCTGTCGTTTTAGGTTTTTTGGGGTATGCTTTAAAACTTTACTTCGTTGAAGCGCCTAAAAGTAAAAGTGAAATAGTCTTTTCCGAATTGAAAGAAAAACTAGGGATTTTTAAAGAAAATTTAGATTCTTTTAAAGAAGAAACAAACCAAAAATTTGATGCTCAAAAAGAAGAAGCAAATAAAAAATATGATGTTTTAAAAAATGAAGATACTTCGCTAAAAAATGAAAACACTTCTCTTAAGAATAATCTTGCTTCTTTCAAAGAAGTAACAAACCAAAAGTTTGATGCTCAAAAAGAAGAAGCAAATAAAAAATATGATGTTTTAAAAAATGAAGATACTTCGCTAAAAAATGAAAACACTTCTCTTAAGAATAATCTTGCTTCTTTCAAAGAAGAAACAAACCAAAAATTTGATGCTCAAATAGAAGAAACAACTAAAAAATATGAATCTTTAAAAAGTGAAAATTCCTCTCTAAAGCAAGAAATTAGTTATGTTAAAAGACAAGTCAATCTAATAATATCTCATCAAAGATCTCAGTTGAAACCACCTTCAGATGAAGCTCGAAAATTGTCTAAACAAATCCCTGATGATGCGAGTCCGTATGAATTAGCATTAAAGGCCATAGCGGAAGAAAGATATATTGATGCTAAAGCTCTATTAGAAAAAGCAGAGCGAGAAATTAATAAAGATGCTCAGAAAAATTTCTTTACACTAATCCCGCCTCCTACTCCTACTCTAAAAGAACAAATTACCTTTCCAACAAATGCCCCGAATCCTGAATCGATTATTCCTAATCCCATTCAATCAATCTCATCCCCTGCGCCAACACAACAAACGCCAATAAAGGAATTAACAATCCATCTTCCCCAAAATATCGATATGACTTTCGTTTATATTCCAGCGGGGGAGTTTATGATGGGACATGGAAAAAATGAAAGAGATATTACGGAAATGCGGACTCCGCCACATAAAGTAACGATATATCATGAATTTTATATTGGTAAATATCTTGTCACACAAGCGCAATGGCGAGCGATAATGGGGGATAATCCCTCTTATTTTAAAGAAAAACCAAACAATCCAGTAGAACAAGTTACTTGGTATAGTTGTAAATTGTTTATTGAGAGGTTGAATCAAATGGATAAAGGAATATTCCGTCTGCCTTCAGAAGCTGAATGGGAATACGCTTGCCGAGCTGGTACTACAACGTGGTTTTATTGGGGGGACGATCTTGAATATAAAGTAATCGACAAGTATGCCTGGTTTGGAGGAAACAGCAATGGAACTACGCATGAAGTGGGATTAAAAGAACCAAACCGGTGGTGTTTGTATGATATGAGCGGTAATATTTGGGAATGGTGTGAAGATGATTGGCATTTTGATTATAATGGCGCTCCAAATGATGGCAATGCATGGATAAGTTATCCACGTAATATTATTCGAGTAATTCGAGGTGGTTGCTGGGCTGGTGATGCATCTGTTTGTAGGTCAAGTATTCGGTACAACTCCCCGGTCGATGGGAATAATGATATTGGATTTCGTCTCGCTCGGAATTATTAG
- a CDS encoding DUF5615 family PIN-like protein — protein MNILADENIEKAMVNWLRKEGCDVLWAAEQFASFSDRQLLDHAASASRILLTRDLDFGELAYREKRAAFGIILLRLPAKNQWERLNLLRPWWPEIQSNAQGNFLVVAKDRLRIRPL, from the coding sequence ATGAATATCCTGGCCGACGAAAATATCGAAAAAGCTATGGTGAATTGGCTTCGAAAAGAAGGATGCGATGTTTTGTGGGCCGCCGAACAATTCGCGTCATTTTCCGATCGTCAATTGTTGGATCATGCCGCTTCCGCCTCTCGCATTCTTCTGACTCGCGACCTGGATTTCGGAGAATTGGCGTATCGTGAAAAACGCGCCGCTTTCGGCATTATTCTTCTCCGTTTGCCAGCCAAGAATCAGTGGGAACGTTTAAACTTGCTGCGTCCCTGGTGGCCCGAAATTCAATCCAACGCTCAGGGAAATTTTCTCGTAGTTGCTAAAGATCGGCTTCGAATTCGTCCTCTATAA
- a CDS encoding DUF433 domain-containing protein: MNWIDRIEQRPDVMLGKPVIKGTRITVELILETLAEGTAETDILAAYPRLQVEDIQAALAFAAASLSTEKTLFLQEKAG, translated from the coding sequence ATGAATTGGATCGATCGCATCGAACAACGGCCTGACGTGATGCTGGGCAAACCTGTAATCAAAGGAACGCGGATCACTGTGGAATTGATCCTGGAAACCTTAGCGGAAGGAACGGCGGAGACCGATATTTTGGCCGCCTACCCTCGTCTGCAGGTTGAAGATATCCAAGCGGCGTTGGCTTTCGCCGCCGCTTCGCTATCGACCGAAAAAACGCTTTTTTTACAGGAAAAAGCGGGATGA